From the genome of Paraburkholderia aromaticivorans, one region includes:
- the rplM gene encoding 50S ribosomal protein L13 yields MKTFSAKAHEVTREWYVIDATDKVLGRVASEVAHRLRGKHKPEFTPHVDTGDFIIVINAGKLRVTGNKATDKKYYRHSGYPGGIYETTFGKMQERFPGRALEKAVKGMLPKGPLGYAMIKKLKVYADATHPHSAQQPKALEI; encoded by the coding sequence ATGAAGACGTTTTCCGCAAAAGCCCATGAGGTTACGCGTGAATGGTACGTGATTGACGCGACGGATAAGGTTCTCGGGCGTGTCGCCAGCGAAGTGGCACACCGTCTTCGCGGCAAGCACAAGCCTGAATTCACTCCGCACGTCGACACCGGTGATTTCATCATCGTTATCAACGCGGGTAAGTTGCGCGTCACGGGCAACAAGGCTACTGACAAGAAGTACTACCGCCACTCGGGCTACCCGGGCGGTATCTATGAAACGACATTCGGCAAGATGCAGGAACGCTTCCCGGGCCGCGCGCTCGAGAAAGCGGTCAAAGGCATGCTGCCGAAGGGCCCGCTCGGCTACGCGATGATCAAGAAGCTGAAGGTCTACGCTGACGCAACGCATCCGCATTCGGCACAACAGCCGAAAGCGCTCGAGATCTAA
- the rpsI gene encoding 30S ribosomal protein S9 — protein sequence MIGNWNYGTGRRKSAVARVFIKAGKGDIVVNGKPIADYFSRETSLMIVRQPLELTNHAATFDIKVNVTGGGETGQAGAVRHGITRALMDYDATLKPQLSNAGFVTRDAREVERKKVGFHKARRRKQFSKR from the coding sequence ATGATCGGTAACTGGAATTACGGCACGGGCCGCCGCAAGAGCGCCGTCGCACGCGTCTTCATCAAGGCTGGCAAGGGCGACATCGTTGTGAACGGCAAGCCTATCGCCGATTACTTCTCGCGCGAAACGTCGCTGATGATCGTGCGTCAGCCGCTGGAACTCACGAACCACGCTGCTACGTTCGACATCAAGGTCAACGTGACGGGTGGCGGTGAAACGGGTCAAGCCGGTGCGGTTCGCCACGGCATCACCCGCGCGCTGATGGACTATGACGCAACGCTGAAGCCGCAACTGTCGAACGCAGGCTTCGTGACGCGTGACGCTCGTGAAGTCGAACGTAAGAAGGTCGGTTTCCACAAGGCACGTCGCCGGAAGCAATTCTCGAAGCGTTAA
- the erpA gene encoding iron-sulfur cluster insertion protein ErpA has translation MNAVTDTPVTEMPAPFVFTDAAADKVKQLIEEEGNADLKLRVFVQGGGCSGFQYGFTFDEAVNEDDTVMNKSGVQLLIDSMSYQYLVGAEIDYKDDINGAQFVIKNPNATTTCGCGSSFSV, from the coding sequence ATGAACGCAGTCACCGACACACCCGTGACCGAGATGCCCGCCCCCTTCGTTTTTACCGACGCAGCGGCTGACAAGGTCAAGCAACTGATCGAAGAAGAAGGCAATGCGGACCTCAAACTGCGCGTTTTCGTGCAGGGCGGCGGCTGCTCCGGCTTTCAGTACGGTTTCACGTTCGACGAAGCCGTCAACGAAGACGACACCGTCATGAACAAGAGCGGCGTTCAGCTGCTAATCGATTCGATGAGCTACCAGTATCTGGTGGGTGCTGAGATCGACTATAAGGACGATATCAACGGCGCGCAGTTCGTCATCAAGAACCCGAACGCTACGACCACCTGTGGTTGTGGTTCATCGTTCTCGGTTTGA
- a CDS encoding anhydro-N-acetylmuramic acid kinase: protein MAQDPTDGVYFGLMSGTSMDGVDGVAVRFAQGKPPVVLAEAFVGFAAGLREALFALQQPGDNEIEREALAANALATRYAVCCHELLHGCRVPAAEVRAIGVHGQTVRHRPEKGYTRQINNPALLAEMMHIDVIADFRSRDVAAGGQGAPLVPAFHATVFGAKNETRVVCNLGGISNITILNATGSVRGFDCGPANALLDEWAQRHLGKPFDENGHFAASGQVDRRLLNALLDEPFFSQQPPKSTGRDLFNAQWLDAKLQPFAALAPADVQATLVALTAVTVAREIERHASDARAVYVCGGGARNPEILRALQQALEDSGVSGVPVMTTDALGVPPSQVEPLAFAWLAMRCVARRPGNLAAVTGASADRVLGAIYPR, encoded by the coding sequence GTGGCGCAAGACCCCACAGACGGCGTCTACTTTGGATTGATGTCCGGCACCAGCATGGATGGCGTGGATGGCGTGGCCGTCCGGTTCGCACAAGGGAAGCCGCCGGTGGTGCTGGCCGAGGCGTTTGTCGGCTTTGCCGCGGGCCTGCGCGAGGCGCTGTTCGCGCTCCAGCAACCCGGAGACAACGAGATCGAGCGTGAGGCGCTGGCCGCCAACGCGCTCGCCACGCGTTACGCGGTGTGCTGCCACGAACTGCTGCACGGCTGCCGCGTACCCGCCGCGGAGGTGCGGGCGATCGGGGTACACGGGCAAACGGTGCGGCATCGGCCGGAAAAGGGCTATACGCGGCAGATCAACAACCCGGCGCTGCTCGCCGAAATGATGCATATCGACGTGATCGCTGATTTCCGCAGCCGCGATGTGGCGGCCGGCGGCCAGGGCGCGCCACTCGTGCCGGCTTTTCACGCCACCGTGTTCGGCGCAAAAAACGAGACGCGGGTGGTCTGCAATCTTGGCGGCATCAGTAATATCACGATCCTGAACGCGACCGGCAGCGTGCGTGGCTTCGACTGCGGGCCGGCCAACGCGCTTCTGGACGAATGGGCGCAGCGCCATCTCGGCAAACCGTTCGACGAAAACGGTCATTTCGCGGCCAGCGGCCAGGTGGATCGCAGGCTGCTGAACGCGTTGCTGGACGAGCCGTTTTTCAGCCAGCAGCCGCCCAAAAGCACCGGCCGCGACCTCTTCAATGCGCAATGGCTCGACGCGAAGCTGCAGCCGTTCGCCGCGCTCGCCCCCGCCGACGTGCAAGCGACGCTGGTTGCGCTCACCGCGGTGACAGTCGCGCGCGAAATCGAGCGCCATGCCTCGGATGCCAGAGCGGTCTACGTGTGCGGCGGCGGCGCGCGCAATCCGGAGATTCTGCGGGCCTTGCAGCAGGCGCTGGAGGACAGCGGTGTCAGCGGCGTCCCCGTCATGACGACCGACGCGCTCGGCGTGCCACCGAGCCAGGTCGAGCCATTGGCGTTCGCGTGGCTCGCGATGCGTTGCGTAGCGCGTCGCCCGGGCAATCTGGCGGCAGTAACGGGTGCCTCCGCCGACCGCGTGCTCGGAGCGATCTATCCGCGCTGA